A genomic region of Raphanus sativus cultivar WK10039 chromosome 6, ASM80110v3, whole genome shotgun sequence contains the following coding sequences:
- the LOC108831859 gene encoding factor of DNA methylation 4: MYSRRELDDLEYRYYSEMKDGSRKVKISDSLFRCPFCYIDRKRDYTFDDLLRHASYNITASSSRTKDGREVARHLALERYMKKYLRPLETPHGTEELTRNWIAASSSSAPGELSSSIVKSTSPRCFAEAEPKSISGGDVSGPNGDERPVPSKRACLNAGAKEGEEPAQQIVAPRYPQRRDHLAAGNDDVMFVHPWKGILANISRSFNEKTGKFAGESGSKIREELISKGFNPHKVEPLWNGRVGFTGFALVYFGRDWDAFRNATMFENHFEVNQCGKRDYDAARDRGDELYGWIAKREDYYSRTVVGEHLKKQGDLVTVSGKEAAEQRKAMSLVSNLETTLETKSTNLEEIESKYKETSTALQRSMREKDEMINAHNEKMSSMQKKARDYLASVYNEHEKAAQHLEAQRKEFEERERYLDKCQSLNKTELRKLKWQKQKNLMATEEQNKADEEMTRLAKQQQREKDELRERVKNLEKKLDDELALELEIERMRGGLQVMGHMEDPDMKEEIEKTKEKLKEKEEESEFQESLYQTLVVKHGYTNDELQDARKALIKSMQELGVRGQISVKRMGALDEKPFQKLAKERYPAEEADVEAAKLCSLWDDHLRDSAWHPIKVIQIDGIHKEVLNEEDEKLKELKKELGDEVFEAVTQALMERNEYNGSGRYIVPELWNFKEGRKATLKEGVVYLMNLWKHLKPKPKRK; the protein is encoded by the exons ATGTATTCAAGAAGAGAGCTGGATGATCTGGAGTACAGATACTACTCTGAAATGAAAGATGGCTCTCGCAAGGTCAAGATCTCTGACTCTCTCTTCCGGTGTCCCTTCTGCTACATTGACCGCAAGCGTGACTACACCTTTGACGACTTGCTCCGTCATGCTTCTTACAACATTACCGCCTCTAGTTCCCGCACTAAGGATGGCCGAGAAGTAGCTAGACATCTCGCACTTGAGAGGTACATGAAGAAGTATCTCCGCCCTCTCGAAACACCACATGGTACAGAGGAGTTAACTCGAAACTGGATAGCTGCTTCATCAAGTTCTGCTCCAGGGGAACTGAGTAGCAGCATTGTCAAATCCACTTCACCACGTTGTTTCGCTGAAGCTGAACCTAAGTCTATCTCAGGAGGAGATGTTTCTGGACCAAACGGTGATGAAAGACCGGTTCCTTCCAAGAGAGCTTGCCTCAATGCTGGTGCTAAAGAGGGAGAAGAACCTGCCCAACAGATTGTTGCTCCAAGATATCctcagaggcgtgatcatttgGCTGCTGGTAACGACGATGTGATGTTTGTGCATCCATGGAAAGGGATCTTGGCCAACATCAGTAGAAGTTTTAATGAGAAAACAGGCAAGTTCGCTGGGGAGAGTGGAAGCAAAATAAGAGAAGAACTGATTAGCAAAGGGTTCAATCCCCACAAAGTCGAGCCGCTGTGGAACGGCAGAGTCGGTTTCACTGGATTTGCGCTTGTCTACTTCGGTAGAGACTGGGACGCTTTCAGGAACGCAACCATGTTTGAGAATCATTTCGAGGTGAATCAGTGTGGGAAGAGAGACTATGATGCTGCACGGGATCGTGGTGATGAACTGTATGGTTGGATAGCAAAAAGGGAGGACTACTACTCGAGAACCGTTGTTGGTGAGCACCTGAAGAAGCAGGGTGACTTGGTGACTGTTTCTGGTAAAGAGGCAGCAGAACAGAGAAAGGCAATGTCGCTTGTCTCCAACTTGGAAACCACACTGGAGACCAAAAGCACTAACCTTGAAGAAATAGAGAGCAAGTACAAAGAAACCAGTACTGCGCTTCAGAGAAGTATGAGGGAGAAGGATGAAATGATCAACGCACATAATGAaa AAATGAGTAGTATGCAGAAAAAGGCGCGTGATTATTTGGCGAGTGTCTACAATGAACATGAAAAGGCAGCTCAGCATCTGGAAGCTCAAAGGAAAGAGTTtgaagagagggagagatatCTTGATAAATGTCAGTCACTGAACAAAACTGAGCTACGAAAGCTTAAGTGGCAAAAGCAGAAG AACTTAATGGCTACTGAAGAGCAAAACAAAGCTGATGAAGAAATGACGAGATTGGCAAAACAGCAACAG AGGGAGAAAGATGAGTTACGTGAGAGAGTCAAAAATCTGGAGAAGAAACTAGATGATGAACTGGCACTGGAGCTGGAGATAGAGAGAATGAGGGGTGGACTGCAGGTGATGGGACACATGGAAGATCCTGATATGAAGGAAGAGATTGAAAAGACTAAAGAAAAACTCAAGGAGAAGGAAGAGGAGTCTGAATTCCAAGAGTCACTCTATCAAACTCTTGTTGTCAAACATGGCTACACCAACGATGAGCTTCAGGATGCTCGCAAGGCTTTGATCAAA TCAATGCAAGAGTTGGGAGTACGTGGTCAGATCTCAGTGAAGAGAATGGGAGCTTTGGATGAGAAACCATTCCAGAAACTAGCTAAAGAGAGATATCCAGCAGAAGAGGCTGATGTAGAAGCTGCAAAGCTTTGTTCCTTATGGGACGACCACTTGAGAGACTCGGCTTGGCATCCGATTAAGGTCATCCAGATAGACGGAATCCACAAG GAGGTGCTGAATGAGGAAGATGAGAAGCTGAAGGAACTGAAGAAAGAGCTGGGTGATGAAGTGTTTGAAGCAGTGACACAAGCGCTCATGGAGAGGAACGAGTATAATGGAAGTGGGAGGTACATAGTGCCTGAGCtttggaacttcaaagaaggaAGAAAGGCGACTCTCAAGGAAGGTGTGGTTTATCTGATGAATTTGTGGAAGCACCTGAAGCCAAAACCCAAGCGTAAGTAA
- the LOC108831860 gene encoding cytochrome P450 71B28-like: MAMFLCFCFLLPFFLIFLKNLKPSKWKLPPGPKKLPIIGNLHQLHELPPRSLSHNYGPVMLLRFGFVTVVVISSKETAEEVLKNHDIDCCSRPKTEGTRKISYNFKDIGFAPYGEEWKMMRKLSVVELFSSKKFHSFRYIREEENDLLVKKLSEAASKQSLVSLKKTLHTLVGSIVCRIAFGLNLHDCEFIDEDSIMDLVHKSELLEMTSMFSDFFPRGMGRLMDWISGQNKRLDHVFSELDTFFQNILNDHLKPVRRDAERSDIIDVMIDMMEQEKDGDSFKFTTDHLKGMISDIFIAGVSTSAFTLIWAMTELIRNPRVMRKVKDEIRTTLGDKKERITEEDLNKLHYFKLMVKEIFRLHPAAPLLLPRETMSHIKIQGYDIPQKTQILINAYAIARDPSVWKNPDEFDPDRFLDSSVDYKGVNFELLPFGSGRRICPGMAMGITLVELGLLNLLYFFDWGLPENGEAERNMKDKDSALDLVQVICH; encoded by the exons ATGGCAATGTTCCTCTGTTTCTGTTTCCTCTTACCttttttcttgatcttcttgaaaAATCTCAAACCTTCGAAATGGAAGCTACCTCCGGGACCAAAGAAGCTTCCGATCATCGGAAACTTACACCAACTCCATGAACTACCTCCCAGGAGCCTCTCCCATAACTACGGGCCAGTGATGCTTCTGCGTTTTGGTTTCGTTACCGTGGTGGTGATCTCATCTAAAGAAACAGCAGAGGAAGTACTCAAGAACCACGATATCGATTGTTGTAGCCGACCAAAGACAGAAGGGACAAGAAAGATCTCTTACAACTTTAAAGACATTGGCTTCGCTCCTTATGGTGAAGAATGGAAGATGATGAGAAAGCTCTCAGTGGTCGAGCTCTTCAGCTCAAAAAAGTTTCACTCTTTTAGGTATATAAGAGAGGAGGAGAATGACTTGTTGGTCAAGAAACTGTCTGAAGCTGCTTCAAAGCAATCTCTGGTGAGTCTGAAGAAAACCCTACACACGTTAGTCGGGAGTATTGTATGTAGGATCGCGTTTGGGCTAAATCTTCATGACTGCGAGTTCATAGATGAAGATAGCATCATGGATCTTGTGCACAAGTCTGAGTTACTCGAGATGACTTCTATGTTCTCTGACTTTTTCCCTAGAGGTATGGGTAGACTCATGGACTGGATCTCCGGTCAGAACAAGAGATTGGATCATGTTTTCTCGGAGCTCGACACTTTCTTCCAGAACATTCTCAATGATCATCTTAAGCCTGTGAGAAGAGATGCAGAGAGGTCTGATATAATCGACGTGATGATCGATATGATGGAGCAAGAGAAAGATGGAGACTCGTTCAAGTTCACAACGGATCATCTGAAGGGAATGATCTcg GACATATTTATTGCAGGGGTTAGCACAAGCGCCTTCACATTGATATGGGCAATGACAGAACTGATAAGAAATCCTAGAGTGATGAGGAAAGTAAAAGATGAGATTCGGACAACACTGGGGGACAAGAAAGAGAGAATCACAGAAGAGGATCTAAACAAGCTTCACTACTTTAAGCTAATGGTCAAGGAGATATTTAGGTTACACCCAGCAGCTCCACTTTTACTCCCAAGGGAGACAATGTCTCACATTAAGATCCAAGGCTATGATATTCCCCAAAAGACACAGATCTTGATCAATGCTTACGCTATAGCACGTGATCCAAGCGTGTGGAAAAACCCTGATGAGTTTGATCCTGATAGGTTTCTTGATAGTTCAGTAGATTACAAGGGAGTAAACTTTGAGCTTTTACCGTTTGGTTCTGGTCGGAGAATCTGTCCAGGGATGGCAATGGGGATCACACTTGTTGAACTAGGGTTGTTGAATCTACTTTACTTCTTTGACTGGGGTTTGCCGGAGAATGGAGAAGCTGAGAGGAACATGAAAGACAAGGATTCTGCTCTTGACCTCGTTCAAGTTATTTGCCACTGA
- the LOC108831862 gene encoding F-box/FBD/LRR-repeat protein At1g13780-like — MSGLDRISELPEPLLTQILSYLPTKQSVQTSVLSKRWENLYLSVPVLDLNCSVFGFDSSCYEFPYEADEVLLSFLNFIERLLEFSPELSLLKVKVKCRTTAIDGFMDRLATVIDRGTQYLDVESSTDYYEDSFGVTLPGVDFVPMNLFTSRTLVYLKLSSSGLDDPGLVSMPRLKFMHLEEIKWRVHLEKLLSGCPVLEELTLLRDMEDEFARGNDEFGVMRVRSRSLKRFRVLKHRWDCSPEVRCTLEIDAPGLEYMSLGEDQFDSIVVKNLSSLLKVELDIKFVVNFGEFFDPWDASKRSEIRDFLKGVSSVRHMIISEKTVKALDLYSKVGMIPQFNNLSRLEAVFPSELLQFLPALLECCPNLNNLVLKVVHSEVMEEGLELTDVPRCVSSTLECVEIKDKFEWEEGKMKVASYFLENSAVLKKLILSSTAYNQNIYDKVNQLTKRSPGCQIIHE; from the exons ATGTCTGGGCTCGATAGGATCAGCGAGTTGCCAGAACCATTGCTTACTCAAATACTCTCATACCTTCCGACAAAACAATCGGTGCAGACAAGTGTTTTGTCTAAGAGATGGGAGAATCTGTATCTAAGCGTTCCGGTTCTTGACTTAAACTGCTCTGTATTTGGTTTTGACTCAAGCTGCTATGAATTTCCTTACGAAGCCGATGAAGTGCTCTTGAGCTTCTTAAACTTCATTGAAAGACTCCTCGAGTTTAGCCCTGAGTTGAGTCTGTTAAAAGTGAAGGTTAAGTGCAGGACCACGGCGATAGACGGGTTCATGGACCGTCTCGCTACAGTGATCGACCGAGGGACACAGTATCTAGATGTTGAGAGCAGTACAGATTATTACGAGGACTCTTTTGGTGTTACCTTACCTGGTGTAGACTTCGTGCCTATGAATCTCTTCACGAGCAGGACGTTGGTTTACTTAAAGCTCTCCTCTTCTGGTCTTGATGATCCTGGTCTTGTTTCCATGCCTCGTCTTAAATTCATGCATCTGGAAGAAATTAAATGGCGTGTGCATCTTGAGAAGCTTCTCTCAGGGTGCCCTGTTCTTGAGGAGCTGACCTTGTTGAGGGATATGGAGGATGAGTTTGCACGTGGGAATGATGAATTTGGGGTTATGCGTGTGAGGTCACGGAGCTTGAAGAGGTTTCGTGTGCTTAAGCACAGATGGGATTGCAGTCCGGAAGTGAGATGCACGCTTGAGATTGATGCTCCGGGGCTAGAGTATATGAGTCTAGGTGAAGATCAGTTTGATAGCATCGTGGTTAAGAACCTGTCTTCTTTGTTAAAGGTTGAGCTTGATATCAAGTTTGTTGTCAACTTTGGCGAGTTTTTTGATCCGTGGGATGCATCAAAGAGAAGTGAGATTCGTGATTTTCTCAAGGGGGTATCGAGTGTAAGACATATGATCATCTCTGAGAAAACAGTAAAG GCCCTTGATCTTTACTCCAAAGTAGGAATGATTCCTCAATTCAACAACTTATCCCGTTTAGAAGCCGTGTTCCCTAGCGAGTTGTTGCAGTTTCTGCCGGCCTTGCTTGAGTGTTGCCCAAATCTGAACAACCTAGTCTTG AAGGTTGTTCATTCAGAAGTGATGGAGGAGGGACTGGAACTCACAGATGTGCCAAGGTGTGTCTCATCGACTCTTGAGTGTGTTGAGATTAAAGATAAGTTTGAATGGGAGGAAGGGAAGATGAAGGTAGCCAGTTACTTTCTTGAAAACTCAGCAGTACTGAAGAAACTCATTCTGAGCTCCACTGCTTATAATCAGAACATTTACGATAAGGTTAATCAACTCACAAAACGTTCTCCAGGATGTCAAATTATCCATGAGTGA
- the LOC108829701 gene encoding cytochrome P450 71B28, whose product MAILLCFLCFLPLILIFLKNLRPSKWNLPPGPPKLPIIGNLHQRGELNPRNRRNLSQKYGPVVHLRFGFVPMVVISSKEAAEEVLKTHDLECCNRPETAGIRMISYNAKDIGFAPYGEEWRAMRKLSVVELFSSKKIQSFRYAREEENDLLVKKLSESASEQSLVSLKKTLYALVGSIVCRVGLGQTLHECEFIDEDGIADLVQKSELLTRTSMFSDLFPGRVGELIDLFSGQTKRLENAFSELDTFFQNVLDDHLKPGRRVQEGSDIIDVMIDMIRKQDSFKITTDHLKGMISDIFLAGVSTSASTMIWAMTELIRNPRVMKKVQDEIRTTLGDKKERLTEEDLNQLHYFKLMVKEIFRLHPAAPLLLPRETMSHIKIQGYDIPKKTQILINAYAIARDPKVWKNPDEFDPDRFLDSSVDYRGLNFELLPFGAGRRICPGMAMGIVIVEFGLLNLLYFFDWGLAEEEAAEKITTGDEVALDFVQVILH is encoded by the exons ATGGCAATCTtgctctgtttcctctgtttcttacCCCTTATCTTAATCTTCTTGAAAAATCTCAGACCCTCCAAATGGAATCTTCCTCCGGGACCACCGAAGCTTCCGATCATCGGAAACTTACACCAACGCGGAGAGCTAAATCCCAGGAACCGTAGGAACCTCTCCCAAAAGTACGGACCTGTAGTGCATCTCCGCTTCG GATTTGTCCCCATGGTCGTGATTTCATCAAAAGAAGCAGCAGAGGAAGTGCTCAAGACTCACGACCTTGAGTGTTGTAACCGACCAGAGACTGCCGGGATCAGAATGATCTCTTACAACGCTAAAGACATTGGGTTTGCGCCTTACGGCGAGGAGTggagagccatgagaaagctctCGGTGGTGGAGCTTTTCAGCTCGAAAAAGATTCAGTCCTTTAGGTATGCTAGAGAGGAGGAGAATGACTTGTTAGTCAAGAAACTTTCTGAATCTGCTTCGGAGCAATCTCTGGTGAGTTTGAAGAAAACCCTTTACGCACTAGTAGGAAGTATTGTCTGTAGAGTCGGGCTAGGGCAAACTCTCCATGAGTGTGAGTTCATCGATGAAGATGGTATAGCTGATCTTGTGCAAAAGTCTGAGTTGCTCACGAGAACTTCTATGTTCTCTGACTTGTTTCCTGGAAGAGTCGGTGAACTCATAGATTTGTTCTCTGGTCAGACAAAGAGACTAGAGAATGCTTTCTCGGAACTCGACACGTTCTTTCAGAATGTTCTTGATGATCATCTTAAGCCTGGAAGAAGAGTACAAGAGGGGTCTGATATTATCGATGTGATGATCGATATGATTAGGAAGCAAGACTCTTTCAAGATCACCACTGATCATCTCAAAGGAATGATATCG GACATTTTTCTAGCAGGGGTCAGCACAAGCGCATCCACAATGATATGGGCAATGACCGAGTTGATCAGAAACCCTAGAGTGATGAAGAAAGTACAAGATGAGATTCGAACAACGCTTGGGGACAAGAAGGAGAGACTCACAGAAGAAGATTTGAACCAGCTTCACTACTTTAAGCTAATGGTCAAGGAGATATTTAGGTTACACCCAGCAGCTCCACTTTTACTCCCAAGAGAGACAATGTCTCACATTAAGATCCAAGGCTATGATATTCCCAAAAAGACACAGATTTTGATCAACGCATACGCGATAGCACGTGATCCGAAAGTGTGGAAAAACCCTGATGAGTTTGATCCTGATAGGTTTCTTGATAGTTCTGTAGATTACAGGGGATTGAACTTTGAGCTTTTACCGTTTGGTGCTGGTCGGAGAATCTGTCCAGGAATGGCCATGGGGATTGTCATTGTTGAGTTTGGACTTTTAAACTTGCTTTATTTCTTCGACTGGGGATTGGCTGAGGAAGAAGCAGCCGAGAAGATCACCACTGGAGATGAAGTTGCTCTTGACTTTGTTCAAGTTATTCTCCACTAA